A genome region from Sebastes umbrosus isolate fSebUmb1 chromosome 22, fSebUmb1.pri, whole genome shotgun sequence includes the following:
- the LOC119481879 gene encoding butyrophilin subfamily 2 member A1-like isoform X1: MKMICSILLLLSLTSCVSGAFVVNVTQTSYQAEENHNITLEWMFTTRTSSSSKSLFILCRLFTDHKYFVLFHLHGGVEDPESQDEQFTGRVRWDKDVLRDGRIRLHMSRLRINDSGVYQCDVSTGYGKASGICHLKVTAAADEPKPPTPTMRPQPERPTMRPQPESRGWIALYVGLAALLVLCAGLLFFLLHKLTSRPNTVNTRTDLEKSPCDLEEVIPLEERGQREEMIVVSSISC; this comes from the exons atgaagatgatctgcagcatcctgctgctcctcagtctgacctcctgtgtctctg gagcatttgtagtgaatgtgacacagacctcctatcaggcagaggagaaccacaacatcacactgGAGTGGATGTTCACAACCAGAACCAGCAGTTCCTCCAAATCACTTTTTATCCTCTGTCGACTGTTTACTGATCACAAATACTTCGTCCTGTTTCATCTCCATGGAGGTGTTGAGGATCCAGAGTCTCAGGATGAACAGTTTACAGGACGAGTCCGGTGGGACAAAGACGTCCTCAGAGACGGACGAATCAGACTTCACATGTCCAGACTCAGGATTAATGACTCTGGTGTGTACCAGTGTGACGTGTCCACAGGTTATGGTAAGGCCTCTGGGATATGTCACCTCAAAGTCACAG cagctgctgatgagCCCAAACCTCCGACACCAACAATGAGACCACAACCAGAGAGACCAACAATGAGACCACAACCAGAGAGTCGGGGATGGATCGCCCTCTACGTTGGACTAGCAGCTCTACTGGTTCTCTGTGCTGGACTCTTGTTTTTCTTACTTCATAAACTTACTAGTAGGCCTAATACAGTAAACACCAGAACAGACTTAGAGAAGAGTCCATGTGACCTGGAGGAGGTTATAcctctggaggagagaggacagagagaggagatgatagttgtatcatcaat
- the LOC119481846 gene encoding uncharacterized protein LOC119481846 isoform X12: MKMICSILLLLSLTSCVSGAFVVNVTQTSYQAEENHNITLEWMFTTRTSSSSKSLYIICYMFTYLKNSVLFHLHEGVDAPESQDEQFAGRVRWDKDVLRDGRIRFHMSRLRINDSGRYRCEVLTGDGSGSRICHLNVTAAADEPKPPTPTMRPQPERPTMRPQPESGAMIALYVILSALLVLWAGLCIAFLRKCTRRPTGVNTETDVQTSLCDPGEFIPLKERGQREEMMVTSSMCAKTENVTE, encoded by the exons atgaagatgatctgcagcatcctgctgctcctcagtctgacctcctgtgtctctg gagcatttgtagtgaatgtgacacagacctcctatcaggcagaggagaaccacaacatcacactgGAGTGGATGTTCACAACCAGAACCAGCAGTTCCTCCAAATCACTTTATATCATCTGTTACATGTTTACTTATCTCAAGAACTCAGTCCTGTTTCATCTCCATGAAGGTGTTGATGCTCCAGAGTCTCAGGATGAACAGTTTGCAGGACGAGTCCGGTGGGACAAAGACGTCCTCAGAGACGGACGAATCAGATTTCACATGTCCAGACTCAGGATTAATGACTCTGGTCGGTACCGGTGTGAAGTGCTCACAGGTGATGGTAGTGGCTCTAGGATATGTCACCTCAATGTCACAG cagctgctgatgagCCCAAACCTCCGACACCAACAATGAGACCACAACCAGAGAGACCAACAATGAGACCACAACCAGAGAGTGGGGCAATGATCGCCCTCTACGTTATACTGTCAGCTCTACTGGTTCTCTGGGCTGGACTCTGCATTGCCTTCCTTCGTAAATGTACTCGTAGGCCTACTGGAGTAAACACCGAAACAGACGTACAGACGAGTCTATGTGACCCGGGGGAGTTTATACCGCtgaaggagagaggacagagagaggagatgatggtgacatcatcaatgtgtgcaaaaacagaaaatgtcacagaatga
- the LOC119481860 gene encoding uncharacterized protein LOC119481860 isoform X8 — translation MLVGLDVICLFVAESRTLVLWDRRDTRMKMICSILLLLSLTSCVSGAFVVNVTQTSYQAEENHNITLEWMFTTRTSSSSKSLYILCYLLADLRSSVMFHLHEGVEVPESLDEQFAGRVRCDKDVLRDGRIRLHMSRLRINDSGVYQCDVLTGDGSGSRICHLNVTGELIQ, via the exons ATGCTCGTCGGGTTGGATGTAATATGCCTTTTTGTCG CAGAGTCTCGTACTTTGGTCCTGTGGGACAGAAGAGACACAAG gatgaagatgatctgcagcatcctgctgctcctcagtctgacctcctgtgtctctg gagcatttgtagtgaatgtgacacagacctcctatcaggcagaggagaaccacaacatcacactgGAGTGGATGTTCACAACCAGAACCAGCAGTTCCTCCAAATCACTTTATATCCTCTGTTACCTGTTAGCTGATCTCAGATCCTCAGTCATGTTTCATCTCCATGAAGGTGTTGAGGTCCCAGAGTCTCTGGATGAACAGTTTGCAGGACGAGTCCGGTGTGACAAAGACGTCCTCAGAGACGGACGAATCAGACTTCACATGTCCAGACTCAGGATTAATGACTCTGGTGTGTACCAGTGTGACGTGCTCACAGGTGATGGTAGTGGCTCTAGGATATGTCACCTCAATGTCACAG GTGAGTTGATTCAGTAG
- the LOC119481860 gene encoding uncharacterized protein LOC119481860 isoform X1, protein MLVGLDVICLFVAESRTLVLWDRRDTRMKMICSILLLLSLTSCVSGAFVVNVTQTSYQAEENHNITLEWMFTTRTSSSSKSLYILCYLLADLRSSVMFHLHEGVEVPESLDEQFAGRVRCDKDVLRDGRIRLHMSRLRINDSGVYQCDVLTGDGSGSRICHLNVTAAADEPKFHGHTMSLQTENRGRIGLYVILTAALLALCAGLCFAFLHKSACKRGKIYRAVQTIRSSVKQPIRTNQAVTSSVEIRLCLEGNPQAAKMCKNSCKTHCLTTYPNLNHSRSIPNLNHSRSMPNFNHSRSMPNLNSSSLYEKFIIKISL, encoded by the exons ATGCTCGTCGGGTTGGATGTAATATGCCTTTTTGTCG CAGAGTCTCGTACTTTGGTCCTGTGGGACAGAAGAGACACAAG gatgaagatgatctgcagcatcctgctgctcctcagtctgacctcctgtgtctctg gagcatttgtagtgaatgtgacacagacctcctatcaggcagaggagaaccacaacatcacactgGAGTGGATGTTCACAACCAGAACCAGCAGTTCCTCCAAATCACTTTATATCCTCTGTTACCTGTTAGCTGATCTCAGATCCTCAGTCATGTTTCATCTCCATGAAGGTGTTGAGGTCCCAGAGTCTCTGGATGAACAGTTTGCAGGACGAGTCCGGTGTGACAAAGACGTCCTCAGAGACGGACGAATCAGACTTCACATGTCCAGACTCAGGATTAATGACTCTGGTGTGTACCAGTGTGACGTGCTCACAGGTGATGGTAGTGGCTCTAGGATATGTCACCTCAATGTCACAG cagctgctgatgagCCCAAATTTCACGGACACACAATGAGCTTACAAACAGAGAATCGGGGAAGGATCGGCCTCTACGTTATACTGACAGCAGCTCTACTGGCTCTCTGTGCTGGACTCTGCTTTGCCTTCCTTCATAAATCTGCTTGTAAAAGAGGAAAGATCTATAGAGCCGTACAGACAATAAGATCCTCAGTGAAACAACCCATCAGGACTAACCAAGCGGTAACCTCCAGTGTTGAGAtaaggttgtgtctagaaggtaacccccaagctgcgaaaatgtgcaaaaactcttgcaagactcaCTGCCTGACGACAtatcctaacctcaaccattcaaggtcaatacctaacctcaaccattcaaggtcaatgcctaacttcaaccattcaaggtcaatgcctaaccttaattcATCATCACTGTATGAAAAGTTCATCATTAAGATTTCGCTGTAA
- the LOC119481860 gene encoding uncharacterized protein LOC119481860 isoform X2, giving the protein MLVGLDVICLFVAESRTLVLWDRRDTRMKMICSILLLLSLTSCVSGAFVVNVTQTSYQAEENHNITLEWMFTTRTSSSSKSLYILCYLLADLRSSVMFHLHEGVEVPESLDEQFAGRVRCDKDVLRDGRIRLHMSRLRINDSGVYQCDVLTGDGSGSRICHLNVTAADEPKFHGHTMSLQTENRGRIGLYVILTAALLALCAGLCFAFLHKSACKRGKIYRAVQTIRSSVKQPIRTNQAVTSSVEIRLCLEGNPQAAKMCKNSCKTHCLTTYPNLNHSRSIPNLNHSRSMPNFNHSRSMPNLNSSSLYEKFIIKISL; this is encoded by the exons ATGCTCGTCGGGTTGGATGTAATATGCCTTTTTGTCG CAGAGTCTCGTACTTTGGTCCTGTGGGACAGAAGAGACACAAG gatgaagatgatctgcagcatcctgctgctcctcagtctgacctcctgtgtctctg gagcatttgtagtgaatgtgacacagacctcctatcaggcagaggagaaccacaacatcacactgGAGTGGATGTTCACAACCAGAACCAGCAGTTCCTCCAAATCACTTTATATCCTCTGTTACCTGTTAGCTGATCTCAGATCCTCAGTCATGTTTCATCTCCATGAAGGTGTTGAGGTCCCAGAGTCTCTGGATGAACAGTTTGCAGGACGAGTCCGGTGTGACAAAGACGTCCTCAGAGACGGACGAATCAGACTTCACATGTCCAGACTCAGGATTAATGACTCTGGTGTGTACCAGTGTGACGTGCTCACAGGTGATGGTAGTGGCTCTAGGATATGTCACCTCAATGTCACAG ctgctgatgagCCCAAATTTCACGGACACACAATGAGCTTACAAACAGAGAATCGGGGAAGGATCGGCCTCTACGTTATACTGACAGCAGCTCTACTGGCTCTCTGTGCTGGACTCTGCTTTGCCTTCCTTCATAAATCTGCTTGTAAAAGAGGAAAGATCTATAGAGCCGTACAGACAATAAGATCCTCAGTGAAACAACCCATCAGGACTAACCAAGCGGTAACCTCCAGTGTTGAGAtaaggttgtgtctagaaggtaacccccaagctgcgaaaatgtgcaaaaactcttgcaagactcaCTGCCTGACGACAtatcctaacctcaaccattcaaggtcaatacctaacctcaaccattcaaggtcaatgcctaacttcaaccattcaaggtcaatgcctaaccttaattcATCATCACTGTATGAAAAGTTCATCATTAAGATTTCGCTGTAA
- the LOC119481860 gene encoding uncharacterized protein LOC119481860 isoform X3 has translation MPFCRMKMICSILLLLSLTSCVSGAFVVNVTQTSYQAEENHNITLEWMFTTRTSSSSKSLYILCYLLADLRSSVMFHLHEGVEVPESLDEQFAGRVRCDKDVLRDGRIRLHMSRLRINDSGVYQCDVLTGDGSGSRICHLNVTAAADEPKFHGHTMSLQTENRGRIGLYVILTAALLALCAGLCFAFLHKSACKRGKIYRAVQTIRSSVKQPIRTNQAVTSSVEIRLCLEGNPQAAKMCKNSCKTHCLTTYPNLNHSRSIPNLNHSRSMPNFNHSRSMPNLNSSSLYEKFIIKISL, from the exons ATGCCTTTTTGTCG gatgaagatgatctgcagcatcctgctgctcctcagtctgacctcctgtgtctctg gagcatttgtagtgaatgtgacacagacctcctatcaggcagaggagaaccacaacatcacactgGAGTGGATGTTCACAACCAGAACCAGCAGTTCCTCCAAATCACTTTATATCCTCTGTTACCTGTTAGCTGATCTCAGATCCTCAGTCATGTTTCATCTCCATGAAGGTGTTGAGGTCCCAGAGTCTCTGGATGAACAGTTTGCAGGACGAGTCCGGTGTGACAAAGACGTCCTCAGAGACGGACGAATCAGACTTCACATGTCCAGACTCAGGATTAATGACTCTGGTGTGTACCAGTGTGACGTGCTCACAGGTGATGGTAGTGGCTCTAGGATATGTCACCTCAATGTCACAG cagctgctgatgagCCCAAATTTCACGGACACACAATGAGCTTACAAACAGAGAATCGGGGAAGGATCGGCCTCTACGTTATACTGACAGCAGCTCTACTGGCTCTCTGTGCTGGACTCTGCTTTGCCTTCCTTCATAAATCTGCTTGTAAAAGAGGAAAGATCTATAGAGCCGTACAGACAATAAGATCCTCAGTGAAACAACCCATCAGGACTAACCAAGCGGTAACCTCCAGTGTTGAGAtaaggttgtgtctagaaggtaacccccaagctgcgaaaatgtgcaaaaactcttgcaagactcaCTGCCTGACGACAtatcctaacctcaaccattcaaggtcaatacctaacctcaaccattcaaggtcaatgcctaacttcaaccattcaaggtcaatgcctaaccttaattcATCATCACTGTATGAAAAGTTCATCATTAAGATTTCGCTGTAA
- the LOC119481860 gene encoding uncharacterized protein LOC119481860 isoform X5, giving the protein MMKMICSILLLLSLTSCVSGAFVVNVTQTSYQAEENHNITLEWMFTTRTSSSSKSLYILCYLLADLRSSVMFHLHEGVEVPESLDEQFAGRVRCDKDVLRDGRIRLHMSRLRINDSGVYQCDVLTGDGSGSRICHLNVTAAADEPKFHGHTMSLQTENRGRIGLYVILTAALLALCAGLCFAFLHKSACKRGKIYRAVQTIRSSVKQPIRTNQAVTSSVEIRLCLEGNPQAAKMCKNSCKTHCLTTYPNLNHSRSIPNLNHSRSMPNFNHSRSMPNLNSSSLYEKFIIKISL; this is encoded by the exons AT gatgaagatgatctgcagcatcctgctgctcctcagtctgacctcctgtgtctctg gagcatttgtagtgaatgtgacacagacctcctatcaggcagaggagaaccacaacatcacactgGAGTGGATGTTCACAACCAGAACCAGCAGTTCCTCCAAATCACTTTATATCCTCTGTTACCTGTTAGCTGATCTCAGATCCTCAGTCATGTTTCATCTCCATGAAGGTGTTGAGGTCCCAGAGTCTCTGGATGAACAGTTTGCAGGACGAGTCCGGTGTGACAAAGACGTCCTCAGAGACGGACGAATCAGACTTCACATGTCCAGACTCAGGATTAATGACTCTGGTGTGTACCAGTGTGACGTGCTCACAGGTGATGGTAGTGGCTCTAGGATATGTCACCTCAATGTCACAG cagctgctgatgagCCCAAATTTCACGGACACACAATGAGCTTACAAACAGAGAATCGGGGAAGGATCGGCCTCTACGTTATACTGACAGCAGCTCTACTGGCTCTCTGTGCTGGACTCTGCTTTGCCTTCCTTCATAAATCTGCTTGTAAAAGAGGAAAGATCTATAGAGCCGTACAGACAATAAGATCCTCAGTGAAACAACCCATCAGGACTAACCAAGCGGTAACCTCCAGTGTTGAGAtaaggttgtgtctagaaggtaacccccaagctgcgaaaatgtgcaaaaactcttgcaagactcaCTGCCTGACGACAtatcctaacctcaaccattcaaggtcaatacctaacctcaaccattcaaggtcaatgcctaacttcaaccattcaaggtcaatgcctaaccttaattcATCATCACTGTATGAAAAGTTCATCATTAAGATTTCGCTGTAA